In Chitinophaga nivalis, a single genomic region encodes these proteins:
- a CDS encoding class I lanthipeptide, with amino-acid sequence MKSTTSKQIKGLSLDKKTIAKLSDIQMNTIVGGAEEPIVSIKIIIPIKWSRF; translated from the coding sequence ATGAAATCAACAACTTCCAAACAAATCAAAGGACTCAGTCTGGATAAAAAAACCATTGCAAAACTGAGTGACATCCAGATGAACACTATTGTTGGCGGCGCCGAGGAGCCGATAGTGAGCATTAAAATTATTATCCCTATCAAATGGAGCAGGTTTTAA
- a CDS encoding LytR/AlgR family response regulator transcription factor encodes MINCYIIDDEQHSVEIMEKYVNQTPFLKLAGSSTNALEALKYVSTNKIDLIFLDIHMPEISGIDLLKIMNDNVKVILTTAYSEYALEGFEHDVVDYLLKPVTYQRFLKASQKALNLFQSLFTQRMDVDSNKQTDQPYLFVKTEHKGKQIKINFEDIDYIEGIKNYVAFHCANDKVLALMNMKDLESTLPKSQFARVHNSYIISLNRIVSVEGNQLIIRKKNQVQQYIPIGITFKSAFFELIRLKK; translated from the coding sequence ATGATAAACTGTTATATAATCGACGACGAACAACATTCCGTGGAAATAATGGAAAAATATGTAAACCAGACTCCCTTTCTGAAACTGGCCGGTAGTTCCACCAATGCCCTGGAAGCGCTGAAATACGTCAGCACCAACAAAATTGACCTGATTTTTCTGGATATCCACATGCCGGAAATCTCAGGCATTGATCTTTTAAAGATCATGAACGATAATGTAAAAGTAATTCTTACTACCGCTTATAGTGAATATGCGCTGGAAGGGTTTGAACACGATGTGGTGGATTATCTGCTGAAACCTGTTACCTATCAGCGTTTCCTGAAGGCTTCCCAGAAAGCCCTGAACCTGTTTCAATCTCTTTTTACGCAACGTATGGACGTTGATAGCAATAAACAGACCGACCAGCCATATCTGTTTGTAAAAACGGAGCATAAAGGCAAGCAGATTAAAATAAACTTTGAAGATATTGATTACATTGAAGGGATCAAGAATTATGTGGCCTTTCATTGTGCCAATGATAAAGTACTGGCGCTCATGAATATGAAGGATCTTGAAAGTACCCTGCCTAAATCACAATTTGCCCGTGTGCATAACTCCTATATCATTTCCCTGAACAGGATTGTTTCTGTTGAAGGTAATCAATTGATAATCCGGAAGAAAAATCAGGTGCAGCAATACATTCCTATCGGTATCACTTTTAAAAGCGCTTTTTTTGAACTGATACGCCTGAAGAAATAA
- a CDS encoding class I lanthipeptide, whose amino-acid sequence MKKKNNTDKKLSLKRETIVQLTSNDMTKIHGGDGTGIDTSCTLPPQKTRPTPPRVPGSSCDFTF is encoded by the coding sequence ATGAAAAAAAAGAACAACACGGACAAAAAATTGTCATTAAAAAGAGAGACAATTGTTCAGCTTACCTCCAATGATATGACTAAAATTCACGGAGGTGATGGAACCGGCATCGACACAAGCTGCACCCTGCCTCCCCAAAAGACCAGACCTACACCACCTCGCGTCCCGGGCAGTTCCTGTGATTTTACATTTTAA
- a CDS encoding class I lanthipeptide: MKPTSDSTRRLFLQKTTVARLTPAALGLLKGGGEPLKIAASGCICATGQSCGIRCFEPVVIPC; the protein is encoded by the coding sequence ATGAAACCAACATCAGATTCAACCCGGAGGCTCTTCCTGCAGAAAACTACTGTTGCCAGGTTAACGCCGGCTGCACTGGGTTTGCTGAAAGGCGGCGGCGAACCGTTAAAAATAGCAGCCTCCGGATGTATTTGCGCTACCGGTCAATCATGTGGCATCAGGTGCTTCGAACCAGTTGTAATACCATGCTGA
- a CDS encoding sensor histidine kinase → MKKKTTGIRYKFWIHLMVWVLYGSECTYVYTVTAGHPEIVLIENVQIFLICAVLFYSNSDFLLPAFFERKKYFSYIGLLLLSFVLNNVVHYLVLTVANPHWLGPNANYAYYTPYELGVGATWWWFQSILLSFGYWFARLSIKRKEEVQIIRTEMTKKEMAQLKLAQEKLELENEVLRTQINPHFLFNTLGYFYNKVEDTHPEVAEGIVALTHIMRSSLRKVDTDGFVSLAEEVDNIDYLISIYKMRYSNGVYINFEKTVRCHHLRIVPHTLITLLENAFKHGDMHDAAHPLTVRLEADTSHISFFIHNKKRFGPKEISNGIGLAYVAKHLEQVYPDRHLLHIDNKEFFYTLTLNITGEAAMTQQEI, encoded by the coding sequence ATGAAAAAGAAAACAACCGGTATCAGATATAAATTTTGGATACACCTGATGGTATGGGTACTGTATGGAAGTGAATGTACTTATGTATATACTGTTACAGCAGGGCATCCTGAGATAGTGTTAATAGAAAATGTACAGATATTTCTGATCTGCGCGGTTTTATTTTATTCAAATTCAGATTTTTTATTGCCTGCTTTTTTTGAACGGAAGAAATACTTTTCCTATATAGGTTTGTTGCTGTTATCCTTTGTGCTGAATAATGTTGTCCACTATCTGGTTTTAACGGTAGCCAACCCGCATTGGTTGGGACCTAACGCAAATTATGCCTATTATACCCCTTATGAGCTGGGTGTAGGTGCTACCTGGTGGTGGTTTCAGTCTATCCTGCTGTCATTCGGATATTGGTTTGCCCGATTGTCTATTAAACGAAAAGAGGAGGTGCAGATTATCCGCACCGAAATGACAAAGAAAGAAATGGCGCAGCTAAAACTGGCCCAGGAAAAACTGGAGCTGGAGAATGAAGTCCTGAGAACCCAGATAAATCCGCATTTTCTGTTTAACACCTTAGGCTACTTTTACAATAAAGTGGAAGATACCCATCCCGAGGTAGCAGAAGGCATCGTAGCGCTGACACATATAATGCGGTCATCTCTCCGGAAAGTAGATACCGACGGATTTGTTTCCCTGGCAGAAGAGGTAGATAATATCGACTATCTGATCAGTATATATAAAATGCGATACAGTAATGGTGTATATATCAATTTTGAAAAAACGGTCCGCTGTCATCACCTGCGGATCGTGCCGCATACATTGATTACCCTGCTGGAAAATGCATTCAAGCATGGCGACATGCATGATGCTGCTCATCCACTGACGGTCAGACTGGAAGCAGATACCTCACATATCTCCTTTTTCATTCACAACAAAAAACGTTTCGGCCCGAAAGAAATATCCAATGGTATCGGTCTGGCCTACGTGGCCAAACATCTCGAGCAGGTGTACCCCGACAGGCATCTGCTGCATATTGATAACAAAGAATTTTTTTATACGCTGACCCTGAATATAACAGGCGAAGCCGCCATGACACAACAAGAGATTTAA
- a CDS encoding LLM class flavin-dependent oxidoreductase, with protein sequence MDAIKLGVLDFGEGYDSLHDLITYATDADQLGYSRFWLGEHYIFNSLWCNPEPILPLLLAYTERIRIGTAGILLSAHTPYRIAITFKQLSNMFSNRVDLGFAAGLPAGDNIRQLLHADAGAFDEKLRQVLELLREEDNMIGNGIPVPPYRGEIPELWSLGCSCKRLDSVLESGLNFSRSLFHEISDDAAQKEQLRVFMERYADRHGAYPKINLAVSGICSDSEAMAKQLYKQSPYYQSAFIRCNLLGSPSYFQDTICEYAAAFGINEFIFLNLAAGIRDRLHSLRLLAPVFQLPAAHMTVQ encoded by the coding sequence ATGGACGCAATAAAATTAGGCGTGCTGGATTTTGGAGAAGGGTATGACAGTCTGCATGACCTTATAACTTATGCAACTGACGCTGACCAGCTTGGCTACAGCCGTTTCTGGCTGGGGGAGCATTATATTTTCAACAGCTTATGGTGTAATCCTGAGCCGATACTTCCCCTGCTGCTGGCATATACAGAGAGAATACGCATAGGTACGGCCGGCATACTATTATCAGCACATACGCCATATCGTATAGCCATTACTTTCAAGCAGCTGAGCAATATGTTCAGCAATCGCGTAGATCTTGGATTTGCAGCCGGTTTGCCGGCAGGCGATAACATACGGCAACTGTTACATGCCGATGCCGGTGCATTTGATGAGAAGCTACGGCAGGTGCTGGAGCTGCTCCGTGAAGAAGACAATATGATCGGGAACGGAATACCTGTTCCGCCTTACCGCGGCGAAATTCCGGAGTTATGGTCTTTGGGATGCTCCTGCAAAAGGCTGGATAGCGTTCTGGAGTCAGGGCTCAACTTTTCCAGATCATTATTCCATGAGATCTCCGACGACGCTGCACAGAAAGAGCAATTGCGTGTATTTATGGAACGTTATGCTGACAGGCACGGGGCGTACCCGAAAATCAACCTGGCGGTATCCGGTATATGCAGTGATTCAGAAGCGATGGCGAAACAACTGTATAAGCAATCTCCCTACTATCAATCCGCATTCATCAGGTGTAATCTCCTGGGAAGTCCGTCTTATTTCCAGGATACCATCTGTGAATATGCCGCTGCCTTTGGGATTAATGAGTTCATTTTTCTCAACCTTGCTGCCGGCATCCGGGATCGGTTGCATTCACTCAGACTACTGGCGCCGGTTTTCCAGCTGCCCGCGGCACACATGACAGTGCAGTAG
- a CDS encoding class I lanthipeptide — MKKQKNTRRKLSLKKEIIVVLNETDMAKLLGGADGQSSLRPRLPTLHPTLSPGPTARD, encoded by the coding sequence ATGAAAAAACAAAAAAACACCCGCAGGAAATTATCGCTGAAAAAAGAGATAATTGTTGTGCTTAACGAAACTGATATGGCTAAACTTTTAGGTGGTGCAGATGGACAATCAAGCCTCCGACCTCGTTTACCAACACTGCATCCCACACTTTCACCTGGCCCGACAGCGCGTGACTGA
- a CDS encoding class I lanthipeptide, translating to MKPQVNALKLNVSKKTITKLDDSQLAGINGGASFSCNLTVQISVFKTPNAGGGTQN from the coding sequence ATGAAACCACAAGTAAATGCGCTCAAATTAAACGTAAGCAAAAAAACGATCACTAAACTCGACGATAGCCAGTTAGCCGGTATCAACGGTGGTGCATCTTTCAGCTGCAACCTCACAGTACAGATCTCGGTATTCAAAACTCCCAATGCCGGTGGTGGTACGCAGAACTAA
- a CDS encoding class I lanthipeptide: MKPQVNVPKLNVSKKTITKLDDNQLAGIHGGASFSCKLTLQISVFQTGTN, translated from the coding sequence ATGAAACCACAAGTAAATGTGCCTAAGTTAAACGTAAGTAAAAAAACCATTACTAAACTGGACGATAACCAATTAGCCGGTATCCATGGTGGTGCATCCTTCAGCTGTAAACTGACATTACAGATCTCTGTGTTCCAAACAGGTACCAACTAA
- a CDS encoding class I lanthipeptide encodes MKKRNNAIKKLALKKEVIAQLNKTDMTRLYGGNGEPTYYSKCLPIKTRPSFAGGTTTTTELA; translated from the coding sequence ATGAAAAAACGAAACAACGCCATCAAAAAATTAGCGCTGAAAAAGGAAGTAATTGCTCAGCTTAACAAAACTGACATGACCAGACTTTACGGCGGCAACGGGGAACCCACTTATTATTCGAAGTGCCTCCCGATTAAGACCAGACCATCTTTTGCAGGTGGAACAACAACGACCACTGAGCTAGCCTGA
- a CDS encoding class I lanthipeptide, which translates to MKPQVSVPKLNVSKKTITKLDDNQLAGIHGGASFSCKLTLQISVFQTGTN; encoded by the coding sequence ATGAAACCACAAGTAAGTGTACCTAAGTTAAACGTAAGCAAAAAAACCATTACTAAACTGGACGATAACCAATTAGCCGGTATCCATGGTGGTGCATCTTTCAGCTGCAAACTGACATTACAGATCTCTGTGTTCCAAACAGGTACTAACTAA
- a CDS encoding class I lanthipeptide — translation MKKKNNTHKKLSLKKGIITRLTPNDMTNVYGGNPSGGTYTVPTSPPKTFEETGSGRVASPVILREY, via the coding sequence ATGAAAAAAAAGAACAACACCCACAAGAAATTATCGCTGAAAAAAGGGATAATTACGCGGCTTACGCCGAATGATATGACCAACGTTTATGGAGGTAATCCATCAGGGGGTACGTATACGGTACCCACCTCGCCGCCAAAAACGTTTGAGGAAACAGGATCCGGGAGGGTAGCTTCTCCTGTCATCCTACGTGAATACTGA